The Gymnogyps californianus isolate 813 chromosome Z, ASM1813914v2, whole genome shotgun sequence genome has a window encoding:
- the LOC127027143 gene encoding uncharacterized protein LOC127027143 has protein sequence MPCLHQFCYPCILRWAENKPECPLCKREVTSILHSVQGDDNFEEHVIPPPAAPLVFIDLTEGAPGHPATHNLHRLAASWPSAARLVPGAPVGRLRPHVWAFLFRQYPAMLQPLLPWLRQELGLILEDVHEAAAAAVQRFILSSLQLFGLDEEALFQLLQNILGVHARIFVCRMIDTIKERCSEEAQRRIGVRDARAAEEQEGTLTAAPSPAASQGGSPAPSPALRGGPSSAPSAPVPAHGEQEEPQEDAAEAVPGPSTPSQGSQLSPGGPRRAPKRRASSPEDPSQPPRKPLRH, from the coding sequence ATGCCATGCCTCCACCAATTCTGCTACCCATGCATCCTGCGGTGGGCTGAGAAcaagcccgagtgccccctctgcaagagggAGGTCACCTCCATCTTGCACTCAGTGCAGGGGGACGACAACTTCGAGGAGCATGTCATCCCACCACCTGCAGCACCATTGGTCTTCATCGACCTGACagaaggagctcctggacacCCAGCCACCCACAATCTCCATCGCCTTGCAGCATCCTGGCCATCAGCTGCGAGGCTGGTACCCGGGGCTCCTGTGGGCCGCCTCCGTCCCCACGTCTGGGCATTCCTCTTCCGGCAGTACCCAGCtatgctccagcccctgctgccctggctgcgaCAGGAGTTGGGACTGATCTTAGAGGATGTccatgaagcagcagcagcagcagtgcagaggtTCATCCTATCCAGCCTGCAGCTCTTTGGCCTGGATGAGGAAGCCctgttccagctgctgcagaacatCCTGGGCGTGCACGCGAGGATCTTTGTGTGCCGTATGATTGATACCATAAAGGAGCGGTGCAGCGAGGAGGCCCAGCGTCGGATCGGCGTGAGGGATGCCCGTGCTGCCGAGGAGCAGGAGGGTACCCTcacagctgctcccagccccgctgcctcccaGGGGGGGtctcctgcccccagcccagcccttcGTGGGGGTCCCAGCAGCGCCCCCTCTGCCCCTGTTCCTGCCCACGGGGAGCAAGAAGAGCCACAGGAGGACGCAGCGGAGGCTGTGCCCGGGCCCTCCACTCCCAGCCAGGGCAGCCAGCTCTCCCCTGGGGGGCCCCGGCGAGCCCCAAAGAGGAGGGCCAGCAGCCCTGAGGACCCCTCCCAGCCCCCCAGGAAGCCACTCCGCCATTAG